One window of Amaranthus tricolor cultivar Red isolate AtriRed21 chromosome 11, ASM2621246v1, whole genome shotgun sequence genomic DNA carries:
- the LOC130827860 gene encoding protein SRC2-like, with protein MVYKTLEITLISAKDLKNVNLIGKMDPYVVVHISDEPKNKQKTPVHQDGGINPSWNYTMRFTFDDSTATKPGKYLIMTLKHEQTFGSDKDLGEVLVPLKELLDGFKDPNSSQFVTYQVKRVSSGKPQGELKLSYKIMDMNQNLGSSSSSGVPYPPTVGYGGGAPYPPPYQHGGSVYPPPQSHGPYPPVEGYPPKAQPQSSVAAGVPYPPPEGYPPKAHSQSHGPYPPPEGHPPKEQSQAHSVASGVPYPPPAGYPHGTGVPYAAGAPHGYPPYGGYPPPPPPHVGGSGAYGYGYPPQGGYPNPSYPPAGYGQKPQKPKKNNFGMGLGAGLLGGAIGGLVLGDMVDDAFDVDCDF; from the coding sequence ATGGTTTACAAAACCCTAGAAATCACTCTAATTTCCGCAAAAGATCTCAAAAATGTTAACCTAATCGGAAAAATGGATCCATATGTGGTAGTTCACATCTCAGATGAACCGAAAAACAAGCAAAAAACTCCAGTTCATCAAGATGGAGGAATCAATCCGTCATGGAATTACACCATGAGATTTACTTTCGATGATTCTACTGCTACGAAACCTGGTAAGTATTTGATTATGACTCTTAAACATGAACAAACTTTTGGATCTGATAAAGATTTGGGTGAAGTTCTTGTTCCTTTAAAGGAATTGTTAGATGGGTTTAAAGATCCAAATTCCTCCCAATTTGTTACGTATCAGGTTAAAAGGGTTTCTTCTGGGAAACCTCAAGGTGAGCTTAAATTGTCTTATAAGATTATGGATATGAATCAAAATCTGGGTTCTAGTAGTTCTTCTGGGGTACCTTACCCTCCAACTGTAGGGTATGGTGGTGGAGCACCATACCCTCCTCCATATCAACACGGTGGTTCTGTGTACCCACCTCCACAATCACATGGACCATACCCTCCAGTTGAAGGGTACCCTCCAAAGGCACAACCCCAATCATCTGTTGCTGCTGGTGTACCTTACCCTCCTCCTGAAGGGTACCCTCCAAAGGCACATTCACAATCACATGGACCTTACCCTCCACCTGAAGGGCACCCTCCAAAGGAACAATCACAAGCACACTCAGTTGCATCAGGGGTACCATACCCTCCACCAGCAGGATACCCACATGGAACAGGAGTGCCATATGCTGCAGGAGCACCACATGGGTACCCTCCATACGGAGGGTACCCCCCTCCTCCTCCACCTCATGTAGGTGGAAGTGGAGCATATGGGTATGGGTACCCTCCACAGGGAGGGTACCCTAACCCAAGTTATCCACCTGCAGGGTATGGGCAAAAACCACAGAAACCAAAGAAGAATAATTTTGGAATGGGTTTGGGAGCTGGACTCTTGGGAGGAGCTATTGGAGGACTTGTTCTTGGAGATATGGTGGATGATGCTTTTGATGTGGATTGTGATTTCTAG